The Erwinia sorbitola nucleotide sequence CATACGCATATCCAGCGGCCCGTCGCGCATAAATGAGAAGCCGCGTTCGGCATCGTCCAGCTGCGGTGACGAGACGCCGAGATCCAACAGGATCCCGTTAATTTTTCCGGTCAGCCCGCGCTCCTCGACATATTCTGCCAGCGCAGAAAAAGGGCCATGGATGATGCTGAAACGTGGGTCGGTGATCTCAGCAGCGGCTTTGATCGCCTGTGGATCGCGATCAATGGCATACAAACGTCCCTGCTCACCCAGCTGGGAGAGGATCAGGCGTGAGTGTCCACCGCGCCCAAAGGTGCCATCAATATAGATACCGTCAGAGTGAATATTGAGGCCGTTTACCGCCTCGTCTAACAGTACTGTGGTGTGTTTAAAATTATCCTGCATAGCTATAACGACAAATCCTGCAACCGCTCAGACAAAGGTTCTTGAGAGGACTGCTCTGCGTCAATATCTTCCTTGACTTGTTGATACCAGGTCTGTTCATCCCACAGCTCAAACTTGTTGAACTGCCCAACCAGCATCACTTCTTTGGTCAGGCTCGCATGCTGTCGAAGGGTATTCGCCAACAGTAAACGGCCTGCATTATCCATCTGACATTCACTGGCGTGCCCCAAAAGCAGGCGCTGTACTCGGCGCTCTGCCGGGTTCATGCTGGATAAACGCGACAATTTTTGTTCAATTACTTCCCATTCGGGCAGGGTGTAAAGCAACAGGCATGGCTGGTGAAGGTCAATGGTACAAACCATATGGCCTTGTGATTCCCCGATCAGCGTTTCGCGGTACCGCGTTGGCACGGCAAGCCGGCCTTTGCTGTCGAGATTGACTAACGTTGCTCCACGGAACATGCCAGTCTCACCCCCTTTCACCCAAAATCACCACTTAACTCCACAAATTCCCACCAAAAGAGTGTACGGAGCGGAGGAAAACATTGTCA carries:
- the mraZ gene encoding division/cell wall cluster transcriptional repressor MraZ → MFRGATLVNLDSKGRLAVPTRYRETLIGESQGHMVCTIDLHQPCLLLYTLPEWEVIEQKLSRLSSMNPAERRVQRLLLGHASECQMDNAGRLLLANTLRQHASLTKEVMLVGQFNKFELWDEQTWYQQVKEDIDAEQSSQEPLSERLQDLSL